DNA from Deinococcus deserti VCD115:
ACTGGGACTTTCCGACCGACGCCCTGGACGTCGTCACCATGGGTCTGTACGGCCGGCTTGGCTGGATTCGCAGGCCCGGAAAGCGCGAGCGCGAGCTGGCCATGCAGGCCCTGGACCGCGTCCGGATGACCGAGTTTGCTGGCCGGCAGATCTCCCAGCTCTCTGGAGGTCAACAGCAACGCGTGTTTCTGGCTCGTGCTCTGGCACAGGATGCAGACGTGTACTTTATGGACGAACCGTTTGCTGGCGTGGACGCCACCACCGAGCGGGCCATTCTGGACGTGATGCGCGATCTGCAGGAACAAGGCAAGACTGTGGTGGTTGTTCACCACGACCTGGACACTGTCCGGGAGTACTTTGACCATGTCACCCTGCTGAACGTCAGTCTGGTGGCGAGCGGACCCATCGAGACGACGTTCAGCCC
Protein-coding regions in this window:
- a CDS encoding metal ABC transporter ATP-binding protein codes for the protein MTAPAHPAPLAVRDLTVAYREAPVLWDINLEFPAGQLCAIVGPNGAGKSTFLKAVLGLMPKASGSIRFFGAPLAQSRRRIGYVPQRTSVDWDFPTDALDVVTMGLYGRLGWIRRPGKRERELAMQALDRVRMTEFAGRQISQLSGGQQQRVFLARALAQDADVYFMDEPFAGVDATTERAILDVMRDLQEQGKTVVVVHHDLDTVREYFDHVTLLNVSLVASGPIETTFSPELLRKTYGGKVAFLRESVAG